One window of Leifsonia sp. AK011 genomic DNA carries:
- the gyrB gene encoding DNA topoisomerase (ATP-hydrolyzing) subunit B, protein MTDPSPENLPESGLTSSHVDSDYGADQIQILEGLEAVRKRPGMYIGSTGPRGLHHLVYEVVDNSVDEALAGYCDTISVTLRRDGGVRVADNGRGIPVDINKQQNKSTVEVVMTILHAGGKFGGGGYAVSGGLHGVGISVVNALSREVDTEVRRQGHVWRMSFENGVPTAPLAQGEASDETGTTQTFWPNPDIFETVEFDFETLRARFQQMAFLNKGLRITLTDERGEEETSVSYMYERGLVDYVEYLNRAKKNDLIHPDVIAFESEDTERHISLEVAMQWTNGYTESVHTYANTINTHEGGTHEEGFRAALTTLVNRYAREKNIIKEKDENLSGDDVREGLTAVISVKLGEPQFEGQTKTKLGNTEAKAFVQRVAGQQLADWFDRNPTQARDVIRKAMQAAAARLAARKARENTRRKGLLESGGMPGKLRDCSSNDPSLSEIFLVEGDSAGGSAVAGRNPEFQAILPLRGKILNVEKARLDRALANNEVQAMITAFGAGIGEDFDPEKARYHKIVLMADADVDGQHITTLILTLLFRYMRPLIDAGYVYLAQPPLYRIKWSNAEHQFVFSDRERDVLVADGLAAGKRLPKDSGIQRYKGLGEMDYSELWETTMDPATRTLLQVTLDDAAAADEIFSTLMGEDVDLRRSFIQRNAKDVRFLDI, encoded by the coding sequence ATGACAGATCCGTCCCCCGAGAACCTGCCAGAATCCGGCCTCACCAGCAGTCACGTCGATAGCGATTACGGCGCAGACCAGATCCAGATCCTCGAGGGTCTCGAAGCTGTTCGCAAGCGGCCCGGTATGTACATCGGTTCGACCGGTCCCCGCGGACTTCACCACCTTGTGTATGAGGTTGTGGACAACTCGGTGGATGAAGCGCTCGCCGGCTACTGCGACACCATCTCCGTGACACTACGGCGCGACGGTGGAGTGCGCGTTGCGGACAATGGTCGTGGCATCCCGGTCGACATCAACAAGCAGCAGAACAAGTCGACCGTCGAGGTCGTCATGACGATCCTGCACGCCGGTGGAAAGTTCGGCGGCGGCGGATACGCCGTGTCTGGTGGTCTGCACGGTGTCGGCATCTCGGTCGTCAACGCGCTGTCGCGCGAGGTGGACACCGAGGTTCGTCGCCAGGGCCACGTGTGGCGGATGAGTTTCGAGAACGGTGTTCCCACCGCTCCGCTCGCCCAGGGCGAGGCCTCGGATGAGACCGGAACTACCCAGACGTTCTGGCCGAACCCCGACATCTTCGAGACCGTCGAGTTCGACTTCGAGACGCTGCGCGCGCGCTTCCAGCAGATGGCGTTCCTCAACAAGGGCCTGCGCATCACGCTCACCGACGAGCGGGGTGAGGAGGAGACATCCGTCAGCTACATGTATGAGCGCGGTCTTGTCGACTACGTCGAGTACCTCAACCGGGCCAAGAAGAACGACCTCATCCACCCGGACGTGATCGCCTTCGAGTCGGAGGACACCGAGCGTCACATCTCGCTCGAGGTCGCGATGCAGTGGACCAACGGCTACACCGAGAGCGTCCACACCTACGCGAACACGATCAACACCCACGAGGGCGGAACGCACGAAGAGGGCTTCCGCGCTGCGCTCACCACACTCGTCAACCGCTACGCGCGCGAGAAGAACATCATCAAGGAGAAGGACGAGAACCTTTCCGGTGACGATGTGCGCGAGGGTCTCACCGCGGTCATCTCGGTGAAGCTCGGCGAGCCGCAGTTCGAGGGTCAGACCAAGACGAAGCTCGGCAACACCGAGGCGAAGGCGTTCGTGCAGCGTGTCGCGGGCCAGCAGCTCGCCGACTGGTTCGACCGCAATCCCACGCAAGCCCGCGACGTGATCCGCAAGGCGATGCAGGCAGCGGCCGCGCGTCTCGCCGCGCGCAAGGCGCGGGAGAACACCCGCCGCAAGGGACTGCTCGAATCGGGTGGCATGCCCGGCAAGCTGCGCGACTGCTCGAGCAACGACCCATCCCTCTCAGAGATCTTCCTCGTCGAGGGTGACTCGGCAGGCGGTTCGGCTGTGGCCGGTCGTAACCCCGAGTTCCAGGCGATCCTCCCCCTGCGCGGCAAGATCCTCAACGTGGAGAAGGCGCGGCTCGACCGGGCACTCGCCAACAACGAGGTGCAGGCGATGATCACGGCGTTCGGTGCCGGAATCGGCGAGGACTTCGACCCGGAGAAGGCCAGGTATCACAAGATCGTGCTGATGGCCGATGCCGATGTCGACGGCCAGCACATCACGACGCTCATCCTCACGCTGCTCTTCCGCTACATGCGTCCTCTGATCGACGCGGGGTATGTGTACCTCGCGCAGCCGCCGCTGTACCGAATCAAGTGGTCGAACGCCGAGCACCAGTTCGTGTTCAGCGATCGTGAGCGCGACGTGCTCGTCGCGGACGGCCTGGCCGCGGGCAAGCGCCTCCCGAAGGACAGCGGCATCCAGCGCTACAAGGGTCTGGGCGAGATGGACTACTCGGAGCTGTGGGAGACGACGATGGATCCCGCGACACGCACGCTGCTTCAGGTCACCCTGGATGACGCGGCCGCAGCCGACGAGATCTTCTCGACGCTCATGGGCGAGGACGTGGACCTGCGCAGGAGCTTCATCCAGCGCAACGCCAAAGACGTTCGCTTCCTGGACATCTGA
- the recF gene encoding DNA replication/repair protein RecF (All proteins in this family for which functions are known are DNA-binding proteins that assist the filamentation of RecA onto DNA for the initiation of recombination or recombinational repair.), which translates to MFVTHLTLSDFRNYTSLDVELVPGPNLFVGSNGQGKTNLVESLGYLSTLGSHRVSSDQAMIRQGQDTAIIRARLAHDGRELLAEVELNRSSPNRAQVNRSPIKTRELPRYFSSVLFAPEDLALVRGEPSGRRRFMDELLVLRAPRMSGVIADYERVLRQRNTLLKSARASGVKESQLGTLEIWDDRLVGLGTELIRARAQLVSELAPEVTRAYGAIAGADHAATLSSQLSILSSNPDSEENEATATVHDVPSVDRVTTDFRNSLARLRRAELDRGVTLAGPHRDDLVLGLNGMPARGYASHGESWSFALALKLASAAVLRRESSSGDPVLVLDDVFAELDESRRSRLGAAVADFEQVLITAAVFDDVPAELATHVVRIRAGEVVDE; encoded by the coding sequence GTGTTCGTCACGCACCTCACTCTCTCCGACTTCCGTAATTACACGTCTCTTGACGTCGAGTTGGTGCCCGGTCCGAATCTGTTCGTCGGCAGTAACGGGCAGGGCAAGACCAACCTGGTCGAGTCGCTCGGCTACCTGAGCACCCTCGGTTCACACCGGGTCTCCAGCGACCAGGCGATGATCCGCCAGGGTCAGGACACCGCGATCATTCGCGCACGTCTCGCCCATGATGGCCGTGAGTTGTTGGCCGAGGTCGAACTGAACAGGTCGTCGCCCAACCGTGCACAGGTGAACCGCTCCCCCATCAAGACTCGAGAACTGCCCCGGTACTTCTCGAGTGTCCTCTTCGCGCCGGAAGATCTCGCGCTCGTGCGGGGCGAGCCTTCGGGTCGCCGTCGGTTCATGGATGAGCTCCTTGTCCTGCGGGCACCGCGCATGAGTGGGGTGATCGCGGACTATGAGCGCGTGCTGCGCCAGCGCAACACGTTGCTCAAGTCGGCACGGGCATCCGGTGTCAAGGAGAGCCAGCTGGGCACACTCGAGATCTGGGATGACCGGCTCGTTGGACTCGGAACCGAGCTGATCCGCGCCAGGGCGCAGCTTGTGTCGGAGCTCGCGCCCGAGGTGACGCGCGCATACGGCGCAATCGCCGGTGCCGATCATGCCGCAACACTGTCGAGCCAGCTGAGCATTCTCTCGAGCAACCCGGACTCCGAGGAGAACGAGGCGACGGCCACCGTGCACGACGTTCCGTCGGTCGATCGGGTGACCACCGATTTCAGAAATTCGCTCGCGCGCCTTCGGCGCGCTGAACTCGACCGAGGCGTGACGCTGGCGGGTCCCCATCGTGACGACCTCGTGCTGGGACTCAACGGGATGCCGGCGCGCGGCTACGCGAGCCACGGTGAGTCGTGGTCGTTCGCTCTGGCGCTGAAACTCGCGTCGGCCGCTGTCCTTCGGCGCGAGTCATCCTCGGGCGACCCGGTGCTTGTGCTCGACGACGTCTTCGCCGAGCTCGACGAATCACGCCGGTCGCGACTCGGGGCGGCTGTCGCGGATTTCGAACAGGTTCTGATCACCGCTGCCGTCTTCGATGACGTGCCGGCGGAACTGGCCACACACGTCGTGAGGATCCGTGCGGGTGAGGTGGTCGACGAATGA
- the gnd gene encoding phosphogluconate dehydrogenase (NAD(+)-dependent, decarboxylating): protein MHIGIIGLGKMGNNMRARLRKNGVEVTGFDPNADVTDVPDLAALAAALPEPRVVWVMVPSGKITDDVIHQVSEVLSPGDLVIDGGNSRFTDDAVHSEFLAGKGIRFIDVGVSGGIWGLENGYGLMAGGEAKDIEYAMPIFDALRPEGPRDEGFVHAGKIGAGHYVKMVHNGIEYALMQAWAEGYELLENRDDLVHNVPGTFKAWKRGTVVRSWLLDLLVKALEEDPDFHEISGYVEDSGEGRWTVHDALDRAVPVPTISAAIFARFVSRQKDSPAMKAVAALRNQFGGHAVRKS from the coding sequence ATGCACATCGGAATTATCGGGCTCGGCAAGATGGGCAACAACATGCGTGCCCGTCTGCGCAAGAACGGCGTCGAGGTCACCGGCTTCGACCCCAACGCGGATGTCACGGACGTGCCCGATCTCGCCGCGCTCGCGGCCGCGCTTCCCGAGCCCCGTGTCGTCTGGGTGATGGTGCCATCCGGCAAGATCACCGATGACGTCATCCACCAGGTCTCCGAGGTGCTCAGCCCCGGCGACCTCGTCATCGACGGTGGCAACTCGCGGTTCACCGACGACGCTGTCCATTCTGAGTTCCTCGCGGGCAAGGGCATCCGGTTCATCGATGTCGGTGTCTCGGGCGGAATCTGGGGTCTCGAGAACGGTTACGGACTCATGGCCGGCGGCGAGGCGAAGGACATCGAGTACGCGATGCCCATCTTCGACGCGCTCCGACCAGAGGGACCGCGCGACGAGGGATTCGTGCATGCCGGCAAGATCGGTGCCGGGCACTACGTGAAGATGGTGCACAACGGTATCGAGTACGCGCTCATGCAGGCGTGGGCAGAGGGCTATGAACTCCTCGAGAACCGTGACGATCTCGTGCACAACGTCCCAGGAACCTTCAAGGCCTGGAAGCGTGGCACCGTCGTGCGGTCGTGGCTACTCGATCTGCTCGTGAAGGCGCTCGAGGAGGATCCGGACTTCCACGAGATCTCAGGGTACGTCGAGGATTCGGGCGAGGGCCGTTGGACCGTCCACGACGCACTCGACCGTGCCGTTCCGGTTCCCACGATCAGCGCGGCGATCTTCGCCCGGTTCGTCTCACGCCAGAAGGATTCGCCCGCGATGAAGGCGGTGGCTGCTCTTCGCAACCAGTTCGGTGGGCATGCTGTTCGCAAGAGCTGA
- a CDS encoding DUF721 domain-containing protein yields the protein MTDAPEPEHVSVYLRFRRIFGDPSMRSSTARKRRERVDGATVPFGEGRDPHGLGDVMDGLASKMGWTSPLAQSDLLSSWTEIVGAETAEHARPVGIEDGVLTIQCDSTAWATQLRLMRSQITTTIATAFPEAGIQSVRFDGPGVPSWKRGPRSIPGRGPRDTYG from the coding sequence ATGACGGATGCGCCCGAGCCGGAACACGTGTCGGTGTACCTGCGGTTCCGCCGGATCTTCGGCGACCCGTCGATGCGATCATCAACGGCGAGAAAGCGCCGCGAACGTGTGGATGGAGCAACCGTCCCGTTCGGTGAAGGGCGTGATCCCCATGGTCTCGGCGATGTCATGGACGGGCTCGCCTCCAAGATGGGATGGACCTCTCCCCTTGCGCAGTCCGACCTCCTGTCGTCCTGGACCGAGATCGTGGGTGCCGAGACTGCGGAACACGCCAGACCGGTCGGGATCGAGGACGGCGTTCTCACGATTCAGTGCGACTCGACGGCCTGGGCCACCCAGCTGCGTCTGATGCGTTCGCAGATCACCACAACCATCGCCACCGCGTTCCCGGAAGCGGGCATCCAGTCGGTGAGGTTTGACGGGCCGGGTGTTCCTTCCTGGAAACGGGGCCCCAGATCAATTCCAGGCCGCGGTCCACGCGATACCTATGGATAG